Proteins co-encoded in one Acidovorax sp. 69 genomic window:
- a CDS encoding H-NS family nucleoid-associated regulatory protein translates to MSSYAELLAQKKLLEEQIANVKKAESEQALQTVLQLVQEFGFTAQQVFPWKPTKPKKKVEAKYRDPATGATWSGRGKPPQWIAGKDRTPFVIA, encoded by the coding sequence ATGTCCAGCTACGCCGAACTCCTGGCCCAGAAAAAGCTCCTCGAAGAACAAATCGCCAACGTCAAGAAGGCTGAGTCCGAACAGGCCCTCCAGACCGTCCTGCAACTCGTTCAGGAATTCGGCTTCACCGCCCAGCAAGTCTTTCCTTGGAAGCCGACCAAACCCAAGAAGAAGGTGGAAGCCAAGTACCGGGATCCCGCTACCGGCGCCACCTGGTCCGGCCGAGGCAAGCCGCCCCAGTGGATTGCGGGCAAGGACCGCACGCCCTTTGTGATTGCCTGA
- a CDS encoding phage capsid protein, with amino-acid sequence MLKGLALTPPVIGRIAIGRVVEKAGRRLPEKDDEFTLTSQVQNKEGWVPHPVDALLRKEPGAKLRSIPVRLLFDDPDLSLRANYTMFDRATGRPLCVGDGESCKRVTLSGMQSLPCPSPAVCALAQDGNCKPYGRLHVRVEAEGSTEAGKEGMNGDELGSFVFRTTGFNSIRTLSTRLRYLFAVSGGLLAGLPLELRLRGKSTTLSHRTPIYYVDLMLRPGASLAQVVALARQEREQQAALGLDQAALDEAARQGLALGEFEESEEEGVEVVEEFYPDSDPNGDGGAEQAPAPISLRGKLHRKHEALGARATATGDPGGSHAGA; translated from the coding sequence ATGCTCAAAGGTTTGGCTTTGACACCGCCCGTGATCGGGCGCATTGCGATTGGGCGGGTGGTGGAGAAGGCAGGACGTCGTCTTCCGGAGAAGGACGACGAGTTCACCCTGACCAGCCAAGTTCAGAACAAGGAGGGGTGGGTGCCACATCCGGTGGATGCGCTATTGCGCAAGGAGCCGGGGGCGAAGCTGCGCAGCATTCCGGTGCGGTTGCTGTTTGACGATCCGGACTTGAGCCTCAGGGCGAACTACACAATGTTTGATCGGGCCACGGGACGACCTCTGTGTGTTGGAGATGGAGAAAGCTGCAAGCGGGTGACCCTGTCAGGGATGCAGTCCCTGCCCTGTCCTTCGCCCGCGGTGTGTGCGCTCGCGCAGGACGGGAACTGCAAGCCGTATGGGCGGCTGCATGTGCGGGTGGAGGCTGAGGGGAGTACCGAGGCGGGTAAAGAGGGTATGAATGGCGATGAACTGGGCAGCTTTGTGTTCCGGACGACGGGGTTCAACAGCATCCGGACACTGTCGACCCGGCTGCGGTATCTGTTTGCGGTGTCGGGTGGGTTGCTGGCCGGGTTGCCCTTGGAGCTTCGGCTGCGGGGCAAGTCCACCACGCTGTCGCACCGCACACCGATCTACTACGTGGATCTGATGCTGCGCCCTGGTGCCTCACTGGCCCAGGTTGTGGCGTTGGCACGGCAGGAGCGCGAGCAGCAGGCTGCACTGGGGCTGGACCAGGCGGCGCTGGATGAAGCGGCGCGGCAGGGTTTGGCACTGGGGGAGTTTGAGGAGTCGGAAGAGGAAGGGGTGGAGGTCGTCGAGGAGTTCTATCCGGATTCCGATCCGAATGGAGATGGTGGAGCGGAGCAAGCACCCGCGCCGATCTCGCTGCGGGGCAAGCTGCATCGCAAGCACGAAGCGCTGGGAGCACGAGCCACCGCAACGGGTGATCCGGGGGGTTCCCATGCGGGTGCCTGA